A single region of the Lathamus discolor isolate bLatDis1 chromosome 13, bLatDis1.hap1, whole genome shotgun sequence genome encodes:
- the CRLF3 gene encoding LOW QUALITY PROTEIN: cytokine receptor-like factor 3 (The sequence of the model RefSeq protein was modified relative to this genomic sequence to represent the inferred CDS: deleted 2 bases in 1 codon), translating to MCGPSGGEARPPPARPAPRGASPPWLPMEADAEAEVRFLLQEARESIEAARSYRQELEQRLRGLHQAREQIRESATLTRDVLEQHFNDLKGTLKKLLDERLMSLLQEVDAIEQESIKPLDECQKLIEHGVSTADDLLREGESAVHGDVGQQNEKLCIFTKKALHIQLDSLPEVPSLVDVPCLSAQLDDCLLTILKNQIFRHGTVASRPPVQLEEFVEKPGGILVRWCKVDEDFIPQDYRLQYRKGTATHFEDVYVGSETEFVVLHIDPNVDYQFRVCARRDGRQEWSPWSVPQIGSTTLVPHEWTTGLEGYSLSSRRNIALRNDAQSCGVLYSKAPTYFCGQTLTFRIETVGQPDRRDSLGVCVEQQNGCDSLQRDKAVCISTNGAVFVNGKEMTNQLPAVTSGSTVTFDMEVVHLGPSSNEGGNFKLRVTISSNNREVVFDWVLDQCCGSLYFGCSFSYPGWKVLVF from the exons ATGTGCGGCCCTTCCGGCGGCGAGGCCCGCCCGCCG ccggcccgccccgccccgcggggTGCCTCGCCGCCGTGGCTGCCCATGGAGGCCGACGCGGAGGCCGAGGTGCGGTTCCTCTTGCAAGAGGCTCGGGAGAGCATCGAGGCGGCGCGGAGTTAccggcaggagctggagcagcggCTGCGGGGGCTGCACCAGGCGCGGGAGCAG ATCAGAGAAAGTGCAACATTGACCAGAGATGTACTTGAGCAACATTTTAATGATTTGAAAGGGACCCTGAAGAAGCTGTTGGATGAGCGCCTGATGTCACTGCTGCAGGAAGTGGATGCTATAGAACAAGAGAGCATCAAACCCTTGGATGAATGCCAGAAGCTAATAGAGCATGGGGTTAGTACGGCCGATGATCTGCTCCGGGAAG GAGAGAGTGCGGTCCATGGAGATGTGGGACAGCAGAATGAGAAACTTTGCATCTTTACGAAAAAAGCTTTACATATTCAGCTAGATAG CTTACCAGAAGTGCCCTCCTTGGTTGACGTGCCTTGTTTATCTGCCCAGTTGGATGACTGCCTTCTTACTATATTGAAAAATCAAATATTCAGACATGGAACTGTGGCGTCTCGCCCGCCTGTGCAGCTGGAGGAATTTGTTGAGAAGCCTGGAGGTATTTTAGTCCGATGGTGTAAG GTGGATGAGGACTTCATACCGCAAGATTACCGCCTGCAGTATAGGAAGGGTACTGCCACTCACTTTGAAGATGTGTATGTTGGCTCGGAGACAGAGTTCGTGGTGCTGCACATTGACCCCAATGTTGATTACCAGTTCAGAGTCTGTGCCCGAAGAGATGGGCGGCAGGAGTGGAGCCCATGGAGTGTTCCTCAGATCGGCTCTACCACGCTAGTGCCCCATG aATGGACAACTGGTTTGGAGGGATACAGCCTGAGCAGTCGGAGAAATATCGCACTTCGAAATGATGCCCAGTCGTGTGGTGTGCTCTACTCCAAAGCTCCTACTTATTTCTGTGGGCAAACATTAACATTCAG AATTGAAACTGTGGGACAGCCAGACAGACGAGACAGCCTGGGAGTGTGTGTGGAGCAGCAGAACGGCTGCGATTCCCTGCAGCGGGATAAAGCCGTGTGCATTAGCACAAACG GGGCAGTGTTTGTAAATGGGAAAGAGATGACAAACCAACTGCCTGCTGTTACTTCTGGATCAACAGTGACGTTTGACATGGAAGTGGTGCACCTGGGGCCTTCCAGCAACGAGGGAGGAAACTTCAAGCTCCGGGTAACCATTAGCTCCAACAACAGAGAAGTGGTCTTTGACTGGGTACTTGATCAGTGCTGTGGTTCTTTGTACTTTGGATGTTCGTTTTCATACCCAGGCTGGAAAGTTTTAGTGTTCTAG